The genomic window ACTACTAAGGCCAAAGCGACAGCCTAGCACAAGTAGCCTTCATGGCTTTATTTGCTATGCAAAATGGCTCTGCTAGAGGAGATGTGTGGTCTGAACATAAGACTGGGAGCTAGACATGGAGCCAGATCCTAAGGTAGCTCTGGCAGGCTCTCTCTGGCCACAGACAAGTCATATGAATTCTTCCTGCTTGAAGTTCCTCACCTCCCTCAGAGCAGCATTGCAAAAATAAGTTTAATGTCTGAGCTGCACTCTGAAGAGGAATGCTGCTGTGCCAATGGCTAGCTTTACATTAACTGAATCAATGTTATAGTCCCTTTCACGCTTAGGCAAGGGGCCTCGGATTTAACTCCAAACAGACCACACTTTCAGGATACAAATCCCGGAACTGGAACACACGTGAGGTTATGTTACCTAATCAAGAAAACCTTTCTTTGCTCTAGTGGCCACTAGTGTTTCATTTTCCTGCCTTCTCAGGTAGAGGGAGTAAGGTTACACTAGATGTGTTACATTCCCTGCCCCCCAATGAAAGGGAAGTACTAGGATATGGTGCTTGGAGTAAACTGAGAAAGTGCCTctcttgaccaaatgccagaacaaaaaaaaccccagaaccaaaaacaaacaaaatcaatgCTCCTACTTGCCAACTTCAATGCAGAAATCCCCACGGATGGTGCCAGGTCTGGAATCAGCTGGATTAGTTTCTCCAATCATTGCACGAGCAGTTTTCACCACGTCCAATCCCTGCCAAACCTACCAGACAGCAAAGCAAGTTCAGCTTCCCCAGCCTGCCACACACCAAGGGCCAGATCAGGCCTTCTACTCTCTCCAACCCGCTGTTACCCCTGAGGTCACACAAAGGGCAAGTCAAAGCAGAATCTGCCCCGAAGAAAGCTCTAAGAAAGATGTAGGAAAGCTAATGTATTTTCAAGTCAAAGCTTATCTCAGCAGTCAAAAAGGTTTCTGGCTGGCACTCACCATGGCGACCACAGGACCCGAGCTCATGTACTTCACCAGATGATTGTAGAAGGGGCGGTCTCGAAGGGCAAAGTAATGTTCACTCAGTAGGTCCTCTGAGGCCTGGGCACAAACACAGCACATGATCTAGTATACTCTGGCAGGACAGGATGGTTCCAAAATGGACTGGGATGACTGCCTGGAGAGCCAGAAAGGTCTGCTTAGGCTCTCTCTTCTGTGCTGTTGCCTGGCTGAGTGACTCCCTACCACAACTGCAAGGGGGAAATGAGCAGCCTCTGGAAGGAACACAGGTATCTGGCACATATCTCCTTTTGAGGAATCACTTTATGCTCCCCCAGTTCAAGTTCTGCCTGCTGGAAAGGTTCTGTAAGGCCGTACTCTGGAGTCAGAGCAAGCTCTTTAGCGAGCAGGTGTCCTTCACCAACTATCACAAACCAGTTTCCATTATTGGCTCATGCTCATCAGAAATGCTGGAAGACACAGAACTAGCAGAACTGCCTCTATGTAATGTTTGCTCCATTGCATAAAACTGCTCCTCTCCTGAGAGGCATCAGACTGTCCAGCCAAGCTACCTGCCCCCTTGCGGCTCTGAAGCAGTCTTCATCCTCTAGCTATCCTTTGTCCTTCAAGACACTTTTCCAAAGGTGTTGACTTTTGCCTTATGGGTCATCTTGTACATCAGCAGCATATCCACAGCACGTGGGGTATCTACTAAGGAACAGGATCAACAGATTCCTGATGATTTGGGGGCAAAAAGAAAGCAGCACTAATAAATGAGCCAACCCTCATTATTACCCTACTCAGTGCACTGCAGTTACTCCCCATGATTTAGGCCATGTCTATACAGGGATGCTCAGGGGAAAATAATAATCAGGTAAAGGTGTCAAGTCAGTGGGTGCATGTTGAACTcccatgcaggtgctgccatTCAAGAGGAAGGGGACTCAGTTTGCTGTAGCTTAATTCTTTGAGTAGACAGGCCTTTATATGAGACCCTCACTAGTGCATGTCTGCCCACAACAGGTTGCCTTTCTCCAATACCCTCCAGCACAGAAAGCCTGGAGCAAAGGCCCAGAGGGTGGAGTGATCCAAGGAAAAACACAGGTGCTTTTGAAATTTTCAGTTGCTAAGTCACAATTCTTAAAAGCAACTTAAACATTTCCCTGCCTACGTCCCGCTGACTTTCACCGAGACTTAGGTACCCAAGTTCTGTTTGAAAACAGCATTTCGGTCCTACTGAGAACTACGCTTCCAATCACGTCAGATGTTTGCCCTGGCCAGGAAAGCAATGCAAATAAAACCCCTccgctgggctggctgcagcaggtggcacGAGAGGCTCAGTCAGCACAAGCCCTCCTTGATGGGCAGGAGCCTTGCCTATGCTACTCTGATCACTAGATGCGTTACAGCCAGGATGTCTCTGGGGAAGCACGAGAAGCCAAAGCAAGTTCCTCTGAACTAGACACCACTGTGTTGGGACGTTATTGACCAGGAGCAACTACatccagcagggaaggcagactTGCTCCCTGCCAGGTCCCTCAGACCCCTGCGTGGTTTGGGGCACGGTCCAGACTCCCGCTAGGGTCCGATACAGAAGCTTGAACCTGCCCTGGGCGCCGCTCCTCGGTGCCCCCGCAGAGCCTGGCGCCCAGACCCTTGGCACAGGCCAGGTTCACCTTTCTgcacccactgcctcccagccagcGCAGGGGGAGTCATTGCCCGGGGCTGCCCCTGGCCTTTGCCTCAGCTCCCTTCAAACCGCCCCTGGCCCCGGTTCCCGCAGCCACCGCCGCCACAGCGCGCGCCCCTTGGGGCCGggctgccgccccgccccgccccggaaGGGTCTCACCTGCACCAGCTTCATGGCCACGAGGCGGAAGCCCTTCCTCTCGAAGCGCCGCACGATGTCCCCGAGCAGGCGCCGCTGTAGCGCGTCCGGCTTCACGGCCACGAACGTGCGCTCGGCGCCGCGGCCTGCGGGGAGCGGGGAGCGCGCGTTAGGCGCGGAGCCGCCGGGCACTGGGACCGGCGCGGGGGGAGGCGGAGACCGAccggaccgggaccgggaccgggaccgcgATCGCGCTGCGGCTTGGCCGGGGCCGCCTCGCCCCGCGCTCCCGCagccgggccgcgccgcgccgcactCACCGGGCTGGAAGACGTGGGCGAACAGCGCCAGCACGAGGCAGATCATGGCGGGAGGCGGCCGGGGCGCAGGCAGCGGAGCGCGCGCAAACGTCTCCCTCGTAACAGAGCAGCCGCCGCATTATGGcggtcccgccccgccccgccccgggctcCGCTGCCAGGGACGCCCCGCGGGATCAAGGCAAGCTGCAGCGGCGGGGCGCGGCACCCAGCAGGGGCGGGCAGGGGGGCCTCGGGCCCCGCCCTCACAAGCCAGCTCCCTCATGGCTCGAGGTAAGTTCCCGGCTCCCGCCAGGGTGAGGCAGAGACGTGGGCCCGAGCTGCGCACAGCTCCCCCGCCAGGGCCCGGACCCTCCCTGGAGGCTTTTTATACCGTCCATCCAGGTCCAGATGTCTGTGTGCTGCCGCCACCTCCGAGGTaagcagctcctggccagctcaGCAGGGAAACCGAGTCATGGCCTGGGACTGCTGTTCTTTGGGTCACCTTAGTTATTGTGGGGAGTGACCAGGGCCCTGCACATCTCAGCTCACTTGAACCTACCCCTCACCCTCCCTCGTCCATGCTGAGCACCATGATTGTGGCTGAGGTGCCAGGGAGGGGACAGTGGCACAGCCCAAGGGGTGAGGACTCACTGACACACTTTTGCTTTTCACAGGCCCACGTGACAAAAGTCCTCTCATGACTCTTTGGCAATGACTTCCGCAGGAATAAGAGCAAATACACTTATATTCTGTTAACACAAAGaggtctcccctcctcccccgccaaATACCAACACAGCCTGGGATCTGAAAGACCAAGTGGGATCCTTCCTTCTTGCCCATCCCCATCATAGGGTGACCCAGTGGGTTTGACAGAGATGCAACTGAAGCAGTGCCCTCAGCTGGTGAGACTACCTTTTGCAGCTCGCACTTAGTTTAACCGTTTTGATGGTCTGACTAACAAGCCAAAAGAGAACCAAACTTGTTTTCtcattgtagcagaaagcccccttttcctcttgcctgcatttgctttcccctctttggatatgtttctcctcttctacctctttttccttcctctttctttcactataagataaagaattgtgttttaaagtttgtatgtgtgcattttatatctccccttgtattttggtatttttatctatttgtttgccatggcattactctcatagcttatattttatactcttcaccttttaattaaatgtgttttagtttttagaagtaagttatacactgtaacaatgttaacaagggcaggaatcaaacctgggcttccctgtatcaggcagggCCCCTGAAAGaacaagtgaatcagtgattgaatgcgtaactcTGTAGCAGGCTTCAGTAACAAGTGGTAATTAATACCTACACCCCAGATCAAgcaacagaagaaatcaataggagacagtGTAGCAAACAGGAATtatctaaacttcactgttcaagggctagaagccccgtCTGAGTTAATCgacaccggggaccaacttttggggctgaatatctccagatcgactgctcccagagccctatttaTGACAGCggtaaattaatcaaaattcatcaacggactcccaaacctgcacgtacatgcggaagacccctggggctgacaggtgcCATCCAGTAgtcactggggaggggaagtcccacgagggtcaacaacccctgaattgggcaaacctgaaaactggggagtcaccaaagtctgccaaggacagataaaaagcagtgaaaagtgaccctcaggggcaccctcttgatctccaactcgtccagcacccaacctgtccaggcagaaggaccagctggcgacccccttctggaggataacaccacgctgcaagaagccttgactggccatcgatagcagactccagcgctttgtaggataggtatacccaaCTCTGGTGCCCCCCACAACAAACATTTGTAGcgcactagtgtgtgtgtgtgagaggagaccagccccaaggttatgatttgacttcattacagtgtttcaatctgcctaatgaaccagaattttaaggatcctgagttgaacatttgtagccaacatcatGTCTGTGCTGCAGGAAAAATCAGATGGGAAGACTCATACATGCAGGAGCACACTCTGTGGAGCAAGATGGTGACTTCTTATAGGCCCTTGTCTGTGCTTTTACATTGGTTTGGGGATCTAATCAACTTGACAGTGTCCTTTTTTAATTCTCAGAAGTGGGCTCTAAAGGGAATTTTGCCCAGTCATAGGGCCCAGAGGATAGGAGCTGTAaaacaaatgcagagaaaaaCAGAGAAGATGCTCTACAGAGATTACCAAGAATCCTAAGCATGTCTGCATCTTTCCAAATACATGTAAGAAATGTGTACACTGGCATGTGCCAGGAATAGGAAGAGAAACTGAGGTGATAACACTGGATAAACCTGAAACATGCCTGTGGCTTATGGAATCATTTTCTTCATTAAGGAGATCAGTTGGCGATTAAGAGACCTAGGGGGCACCATACTCAACACTACCTTCACACTGGTGTCCCTTCAGTTCTCTTGACATTTTCAATGGAGTCTGTTCTGGAGATCCCTCTTTCCAGATCAAGCATCGGCTCCTCCGTGTTCGGTTTTCCTTCCTTCTGCCTCTGAGCAAAGATCATGGCTCGGAGCAGAGGTGGATACGGCACATACCGGATGGTTTCCTCTGGCACCGGGGTAAATTTCTTGAAGTCCTCTTCCTCATGTTTGGGCACCAAACGCCAGTCATGGTACATGACCTTATCAATCTCTTTTACTTCATTTTCTGTCTTGCCTGAG from Alligator mississippiensis isolate rAllMis1 chromosome 13, rAllMis1, whole genome shotgun sequence includes these protein-coding regions:
- the NME3 gene encoding nucleoside diphosphate kinase 3 gives rise to the protein MICLVLALFAHVFQPGRGAERTFVAVKPDALQRRLLGDIVRRFERKGFRLVAMKLVQASEDLLSEHYFALRDRPFYNHLVKYMSSGPVVAMVWQGLDVVKTARAMIGETNPADSRPGTIRGDFCIEVGKNVIHGSDSIESARREISLWFREDELICWEDHAEHWIHE